The Thalassotalea psychrophila genome window below encodes:
- a CDS encoding phosphopentomutase, whose amino-acid sequence MARALVLVIDSFGLGAAPDADKFGDVGANTFANLAEAFHHETGRKLNLPRLSALGLIHAATNAGKKSPAVNGVAPQSGAYGYAAEISSGKDTPSGHWEMMGVPVLFDWGYFDNKDEAFPRDLLAKIYQKTGIEGCLGNCHASGTTIIAELGEQHMQTGMPICYTSADSVFQIAAHEESFGLDNLNKYCEQVRELLTELDLNIGRVIARPFIGTCASDFERTGNRRDYSILPPAPTMLDKLVESGGKVISIGKIADIYAHQGISQGFKATGLEELIDTSIEQLNSQTDNSLIFTNLVNFDQDFGHRRDPIGYGKALEYLDDRLEDVLNALQDDDMLVLTADHGCDPTWHGSDHTREYVPVIFYQKGMPTIDLGERDTFADIGATLADIFKLSPLEYGKSFKQQLKVQ is encoded by the coding sequence ATGGCAAGAGCTTTAGTCTTAGTAATTGATAGTTTTGGATTAGGTGCAGCACCCGATGCTGATAAGTTCGGTGATGTTGGCGCCAATACCTTTGCTAATTTAGCTGAAGCTTTTCATCATGAAACAGGTCGAAAACTTAACTTACCTAGGCTATCAGCACTGGGGTTAATTCATGCGGCAACTAATGCGGGTAAAAAATCGCCGGCTGTAAATGGAGTAGCACCACAGAGCGGTGCCTATGGCTATGCCGCTGAAATAAGCTCAGGTAAAGACACGCCAAGTGGACATTGGGAAATGATGGGAGTACCAGTGCTATTTGACTGGGGTTACTTTGATAATAAGGATGAAGCTTTTCCACGTGATTTACTCGCTAAAATTTATCAAAAAACGGGTATAGAAGGGTGCTTAGGAAATTGTCATGCATCAGGTACCACAATAATAGCTGAACTTGGTGAGCAGCACATGCAAACTGGTATGCCTATTTGTTATACCTCCGCGGACAGTGTGTTTCAAATTGCTGCCCATGAAGAATCGTTCGGTTTAGATAATTTAAATAAATACTGTGAACAAGTGCGTGAGTTATTAACCGAACTTGATTTAAATATAGGCAGAGTTATTGCTCGTCCATTTATTGGTACTTGTGCTAGCGATTTTGAACGTACCGGGAATCGCCGAGATTATTCTATTTTACCACCTGCACCAACCATGCTTGATAAACTAGTCGAAAGTGGTGGCAAGGTGATAAGTATTGGTAAAATAGCCGATATTTATGCCCACCAAGGTATTTCACAAGGGTTTAAAGCTACAGGCCTTGAAGAGTTAATTGACACCAGTATTGAGCAGTTAAATAGCCAAACCGACAACAGTTTAATTTTTACTAACTTAGTTAATTTTGATCAAGACTTTGGCCATCGTCGTGATCCAATTGGTTATGGTAAAGCACTAGAATATTTAGATGATCGTCTAGAGGATGTTTTGAATGCATTACAAGATGACGATATGCTGGTGTTAACTGCGGATCATGGCTGTGATCCAACTTGGCATGGCAGTGATCATACCCGCGAATATGTACCGGTGATTTTTTATCAAAAAGGCATGCCTACCATCGATTTAGGTGAGCGTGATACCTTTGCTGATATAGGAGCCACTCTAGCTGATATATTCAAACTTTCACCGTTAGAGTATGGAAAATCATTCAAACAGCAGCTAAAAGTACAGTAA
- the deoD gene encoding purine-nucleoside phosphorylase, producing MATPHIEASAGDIAETVLMPGDPLRAKLIADTFFEDAVCFNTVRNILGYTGTYKGKRISVMGSGMGVPSISIYATELYKDYGVENIIRIGSCGAVLDDVNMMDVIVGMGASTDSKVNRMRFNNHDFAAIADFGLLKNAVDAAANLNKPIKVGNIFTADLFYTPEFEFFDTMAKHGILGVEMEAAGLYGVAAEYGKKALCILTVSDHIKRGESLSAQDRQTSFRDMMEIALESVLLQ from the coding sequence ATGGCAACTCCACACATAGAAGCCAGCGCTGGCGATATAGCAGAAACAGTTTTAATGCCAGGCGATCCACTAAGAGCCAAATTAATTGCAGATACTTTTTTTGAAGACGCAGTTTGCTTCAATACCGTGCGTAATATTTTAGGTTATACCGGCACATACAAAGGTAAGCGTATATCGGTTATGGGCTCAGGTATGGGTGTACCTTCTATTTCTATTTATGCCACTGAACTTTATAAAGACTACGGCGTAGAAAACATCATTCGTATCGGCAGCTGTGGCGCAGTATTAGATGACGTTAACATGATGGATGTAATTGTTGGTATGGGGGCAAGTACCGACTCGAAAGTTAATCGCATGCGATTTAATAACCATGATTTTGCCGCTATTGCTGACTTTGGGTTATTAAAAAATGCGGTAGATGCTGCAGCTAACTTAAATAAACCAATTAAAGTAGGTAATATTTTTACTGCTGATTTGTTCTATACACCAGAATTTGAATTTTTCGATACTATGGCCAAACACGGCATTTTAGGAGTTGAAATGGAAGCGGCTGGTCTTTATGGCGTTGCCGCAGAATATGGTAAAAAAGCGTTATGTATTTTAACGGTGAGCGATCATATTAAACGTGGTGAAAGCTTATCTGCGCAAGATAGACAAACATCGTTTAGAGATATGATGGAAATCGCCTTAGAATCAGTGTTATTACAATAA
- the aroG gene encoding 3-deoxy-7-phosphoheptulonate synthase AroG, whose protein sequence is MLFETDDVRINQIKDLLPPVALLERYRTNEKVAKSVVGGRQAISDILNNKDERLLVVIGPCSIHDPIAALEYGSRLNKLRTKYKDSLEIVMRVYFEKPRTTVGWKGLINDPHLDGSFQINEGLRIGRKLLLDLNDMGLPTAGEYLDMITPQYMADLMCWGAIGARTTESQVHRELASGLSCPVGFKNGTDGTIKVAIDAIGAASAPHHFLSVTKLGHSAIVETKGNPDCHIILRGGKTPNYHAEDVNAITEQLESVNLPAKIMVDFSHANSSKKFENQMLVCDDVCSQMTSGNESIFGVMVESHLVEGRQDIVDCKVETYGQSITDACIGWQDTEVLLEKLSKASTKRMQG, encoded by the coding sequence ATGTTGTTTGAAACCGATGATGTACGTATTAATCAAATAAAAGATCTGCTACCACCGGTTGCATTATTAGAGCGCTATCGCACTAACGAAAAAGTGGCGAAAAGTGTTGTTGGTGGGCGCCAAGCAATAAGTGACATTCTTAATAATAAAGATGAACGTTTGCTAGTAGTAATTGGTCCATGTTCAATTCATGATCCTATTGCCGCGCTTGAATATGGCAGTCGTTTAAATAAACTACGCACTAAGTATAAAGACAGCTTAGAAATTGTTATGCGAGTATATTTTGAAAAGCCACGTACAACAGTTGGTTGGAAAGGCTTGATAAATGATCCTCATTTAGACGGTAGTTTCCAAATTAATGAAGGTTTACGTATTGGTCGTAAATTGTTGTTAGATTTGAATGATATGGGCCTACCAACAGCAGGTGAGTATCTTGATATGATCACCCCGCAGTATATGGCTGATTTGATGTGTTGGGGTGCCATAGGCGCTCGTACCACTGAGTCACAAGTTCACCGTGAATTAGCATCTGGCTTATCATGCCCTGTTGGTTTTAAAAATGGTACTGACGGTACCATTAAAGTAGCTATTGATGCTATTGGAGCCGCTAGCGCGCCACATCACTTTTTATCTGTAACAAAACTTGGCCATTCAGCGATTGTCGAAACTAAGGGCAACCCTGATTGTCATATAATTTTACGTGGCGGTAAAACCCCTAATTACCATGCAGAAGACGTAAACGCTATAACAGAGCAACTAGAATCTGTTAATTTACCTGCTAAAATTATGGTAGATTTCAGTCATGCAAACTCTAGTAAAAAGTTTGAAAACCAAATGCTTGTTTGTGATGACGTATGTTCACAAATGACTAGCGGTAATGAATCTATTTTCGGTGTAATGGTTGAAAGTCACTTGGTAGAAGGTCGTCAAGATATTGTTGATTGTAAAGTTGAAACTTATGGGCAAAGTATTACTGATGCTTGTATTGGATGGCAAGATACTGAAGTGTTATTAGAAAAGCTTTCAAAAGCATCTACAAAACGTATGCAGGGCTAA
- a CDS encoding leucyl aminopeptidase family protein, which yields MSLVNITDKNTVPLIIINQNNFDTWLLNESEQVQSWIQQTTASNGISLIPDATGKLSKVVVKLANPEHFFASGDLVKLLPLGHYQLHAEEELQEAIAFGWAMGSYQFDLYKPKQELATLVVDDKALVEKVLKFSNASCLVRDLVNTPAADMMPEDLGQTALSLVEQYGGQVKQIIGDELLEQNYPTIHAVGRASVHKPRLIDLTWGEQGAPKVTLVGKGVCFDSGGLDLKPAAGMRNMKKDMGGSAHVLGLAQLIMSHKLPIQLRVLIPAVENAVSSNALRPGDVVTTRKGLTVEIDNTDAEGRLVLCDALDEANNDKPDLLIDIATLTGAMRVALGTELPGFFSNNDEIANELMSAGTSINDPVWRMPLYNDYKSLLDSNVADIANGAAGPFGGAITAALYLQEFVNPEINWLHFDVMAWNVRKLSGRPIGGEAFGIRTLFNYLQGQYGK from the coding sequence ATGAGTTTAGTCAATATTACTGATAAAAACACCGTCCCGTTAATTATTATTAACCAAAATAACTTTGATACTTGGTTGCTTAATGAAAGCGAGCAAGTCCAAAGCTGGATACAACAAACAACAGCAAGTAACGGTATATCATTAATTCCAGATGCGACTGGTAAGTTGTCAAAGGTAGTGGTTAAGCTGGCAAATCCGGAACACTTTTTTGCTAGTGGTGATTTAGTTAAGTTGTTGCCACTAGGTCATTATCAATTGCATGCTGAAGAAGAATTGCAAGAAGCAATTGCATTTGGTTGGGCTATGGGGAGTTATCAATTTGACCTTTATAAGCCAAAGCAAGAACTTGCCACCTTGGTTGTTGATGATAAAGCTTTAGTTGAAAAGGTATTAAAATTTTCCAATGCTAGTTGTTTAGTTCGTGATTTAGTCAATACTCCTGCAGCCGATATGATGCCTGAGGATTTGGGACAAACGGCTCTGTCATTGGTTGAGCAATACGGCGGGCAAGTTAAGCAAATCATTGGAGACGAATTACTAGAGCAAAATTACCCAACTATTCATGCCGTCGGCCGAGCAAGTGTCCATAAACCACGTTTGATTGATTTAACTTGGGGTGAGCAAGGTGCACCTAAAGTTACCTTGGTGGGTAAAGGCGTATGTTTTGATAGTGGTGGTCTTGATCTAAAACCTGCCGCTGGCATGCGTAATATGAAAAAAGACATGGGCGGTTCAGCTCATGTATTAGGATTGGCACAACTAATTATGTCGCATAAATTACCAATCCAATTAAGAGTACTTATACCAGCTGTAGAAAATGCAGTTTCAAGTAATGCACTACGTCCTGGCGATGTTGTTACAACGCGTAAAGGCTTAACAGTAGAGATTGATAATACAGATGCTGAGGGGCGTTTAGTGTTGTGTGATGCATTAGATGAAGCAAACAACGACAAACCTGATTTATTGATTGATATCGCTACTTTAACCGGTGCTATGCGCGTTGCCCTTGGTACTGAACTTCCTGGGTTTTTCAGTAATAATGATGAAATAGCCAATGAATTGATGAGTGCTGGTACATCAATAAATGATCCTGTTTGGAGAATGCCATTATATAACGACTATAAAAGCTTGCTCGACAGTAACGTTGCAGACATTGCTAATGGTGCAGCAGGCCCGTTTGGCGGCGCAATAACTGCAGCTTTGTATTTACAAGAGTTCGTTAACCCTGAAATTAACTGGCTGCATTTCGATGTTATGGCCTGGAATGTTCGTAAGTTATCAGGGCGTCCAATAGGTGGGGAAGCGTTTGGTATTCGTACTTTATTTAATTATTTGCAAGGTCAGTACGGTAAATAA
- a CDS encoding TonB-dependent receptor, with protein sequence MKTFKKHALTMGIQGALLSVMATMSPTLLAAEEAQALDSTKLEVIEVTARKRVENAQEVPISVTALQGEKLQAISSGAMDIRFLNGRIPSLSVESSFGRTFPRFYMRGLGNSDFDLNASQPVSLVVDDVVQENPILKGFPVFDVARVEALGGPQGTLFGRNTPAGLVKFDSVKPSQDFDAFVSVSYGSKETSDVRAAIGGGLTDNLSARISVLNQDRGNYIDNKAPGFEEDDVLGGYTDQAMRLQFLYEGNDFNALFNYHMRDLDGEPVTFYANAFKPNSNELGGEGWDGRDTVWHDSASRATQQVETEGASLKLDFDLGDYTVTSITGYESAELFSRADVDGGYGAAWAADCCGMPMGPGIIMLDSETADAIPDHEQITQELRLTSNLSGDFNYQVGVFYFSEDLTIESFAYETVFGSGAQTGYVIQEQETTAWAVFGSFDYDFSEKTSATFGIRYSDDEKDYNNLRTQSPLSTCCDFPHDAAGSVKTSDDHVSWDISVNHKYTDDINLYARVADTFRAPSIQGRSLFAWDEGISVADSETILSFETGAKSDILDGSGRVNASVFYYTMEDQQLTSVGGDSNTARLLNADETVGYGFEIDSEFMLTENLAVTFGASYNNTEINDSGLSIPVCAQCTVTDPIIPGDPATFTPDRAIIDGNSLPHAPEWIYTFTARYSREIGEGEFYIYTDWAYRDEISFMLYESTQFTGDALLEGGARTGYAWETDAQEYDVSLFVRNMTDEQQAIGAVDFTNNTAIVNEERFVGAEFKVSFF encoded by the coding sequence ATGAAAACCTTTAAAAAGCATGCTCTAACCATGGGCATTCAAGGCGCGTTATTGTCTGTTATGGCAACAATGTCACCAACTCTACTTGCTGCTGAAGAAGCACAAGCTCTTGATTCAACTAAACTGGAAGTTATCGAAGTTACTGCACGTAAACGTGTAGAGAACGCACAAGAAGTACCTATTTCAGTTACTGCATTACAAGGCGAAAAACTTCAAGCTATAAGCTCTGGCGCTATGGACATTCGTTTTTTAAATGGCCGTATTCCTAGTCTTTCAGTTGAATCATCTTTTGGTCGTACTTTCCCTCGCTTTTATATGCGCGGTTTAGGTAACTCAGATTTCGATTTAAATGCATCACAACCTGTTTCTCTTGTTGTTGATGATGTTGTTCAAGAAAACCCTATATTAAAAGGCTTTCCCGTATTTGATGTCGCTCGCGTTGAAGCGTTAGGCGGACCACAAGGTACGCTATTTGGACGTAATACTCCTGCTGGCCTAGTTAAATTTGATTCTGTTAAACCATCACAAGATTTTGATGCATTTGTTTCTGTTTCATATGGCAGCAAAGAAACGTCTGATGTGAGGGCTGCGATCGGTGGTGGGTTAACAGATAACCTTTCTGCTCGTATTTCAGTGTTAAATCAAGACCGTGGTAACTATATTGATAACAAAGCGCCAGGCTTTGAAGAAGATGATGTGTTAGGTGGTTATACTGACCAAGCTATGCGTCTGCAGTTTTTATACGAAGGGAATGATTTCAACGCATTGTTCAACTATCACATGCGTGATTTGGATGGTGAACCTGTTACCTTTTATGCTAATGCATTTAAACCTAATTCAAATGAACTAGGCGGCGAAGGTTGGGATGGACGAGACACTGTATGGCATGATTCAGCATCACGAGCAACTCAGCAAGTTGAAACAGAAGGTGCTAGCTTAAAACTTGATTTTGATTTAGGCGATTATACCGTTACGTCAATCACTGGTTATGAAAGTGCTGAGTTGTTTTCTCGTGCTGATGTTGATGGCGGTTATGGTGCTGCATGGGCTGCAGATTGTTGTGGTATGCCTATGGGGCCGGGAATTATCATGCTTGATTCTGAAACAGCGGATGCGATCCCAGATCATGAACAAATCACTCAAGAGTTACGCCTAACCAGTAACCTATCGGGTGATTTTAATTACCAAGTTGGTGTGTTTTACTTTAGTGAAGATTTAACTATTGAAAGTTTTGCCTATGAGACTGTATTTGGCTCAGGAGCGCAAACAGGTTACGTAATTCAAGAACAAGAAACTACTGCCTGGGCGGTGTTTGGTTCATTTGATTATGATTTTTCTGAGAAAACATCGGCAACATTTGGTATTCGTTATTCAGATGATGAAAAAGATTACAATAACTTAAGAACACAATCTCCACTGTCAACATGCTGTGACTTTCCGCATGATGCAGCAGGTTCAGTTAAAACTTCTGATGATCACGTAAGTTGGGATATCAGTGTTAATCATAAATACACTGACGATATTAATCTTTATGCTCGTGTTGCCGATACCTTTAGAGCACCGAGTATTCAAGGTCGTTCATTGTTTGCATGGGATGAGGGGATTTCTGTTGCAGACTCAGAAACTATTTTATCATTTGAAACTGGTGCTAAATCAGACATCTTAGATGGCAGCGGTCGTGTTAATGCTTCAGTATTTTATTATACAATGGAAGATCAACAGTTAACTTCTGTTGGTGGCGACAGCAACACTGCTCGTTTATTAAATGCCGATGAGACAGTAGGCTATGGTTTTGAAATAGACTCTGAGTTTATGCTTACTGAAAATTTAGCAGTAACGTTTGGTGCTAGTTACAACAATACTGAAATCAATGATAGTGGATTATCGATCCCTGTTTGTGCTCAATGTACAGTTACTGATCCGATTATTCCTGGCGATCCAGCGACATTCACTCCTGACAGAGCAATCATTGATGGTAATAGTTTACCGCATGCACCTGAGTGGATTTATACATTCACTGCACGTTATTCTCGTGAAATTGGTGAAGGTGAGTTTTATATTTATACCGATTGGGCGTATCGTGATGAAATTAGCTTCATGTTGTATGAATCTACCCAGTTTACCGGTGATGCATTATTAGAAGGTGGTGCACGTACAGGTTACGCTTGGGAAACCGATGCTCAAGAATACGACGTATCATTATTTGTTCGTAACATGACTGATGAGCAACAAGCAATTGGTGCAGTTGATTTTACCAATAATACCGCTATTGTTAACGAAGAGCGCTTTGTTGGTGCTGAGTTTAAAGTAAGTTTCTTCTAA
- a CDS encoding DUF2750 domain-containing protein — protein MVLIDKNSVKLSDEQRYELFMQNLMSERETWILTDEHGAVMLTEDEDDYVPFWPTEETASLWATDEWDHCQPKLISFDELKDKWLPGMEEDDLCLIIFPTTGLTGQVFYPWEFNQVLDKKLTKLARKN, from the coding sequence ATGGTTCTTATAGATAAAAACAGTGTAAAGCTTTCAGATGAACAACGTTATGAGTTGTTCATGCAAAATTTGATGAGCGAACGCGAGACTTGGATCTTAACTGACGAACATGGCGCGGTAATGCTTACCGAAGATGAAGACGATTACGTACCATTTTGGCCCACTGAAGAAACAGCTTCTTTATGGGCCACAGATGAGTGGGACCATTGTCAGCCAAAACTAATTAGTTTTGATGAGTTAAAAGACAAATGGTTACCTGGCATGGAAGAAGATGATTTATGTTTAATTATTTTTCCAACCACAGGATTAACCGGACAGGTGTTTTACCCTTGGGAATTTAACCAAGTATTAGATAAAAAACTCACCAAATTAGCTCGAAAAAACTAA
- the add gene encoding adenosine deaminase gives MICETLPLIDLHRHLDGNIRPDTIWDLAQQNGIDLPVQHFKDFIPHVRIEDKASDLMEFLVKLDWGVNVLSCLEDCQRVAFENVEDLSLAGIDYAELRFSPYYMAMKHNLPTADVVAAVIEGVTQGCKEFNVKANLIGILSRTFGLEKCQHELDSLLAHKEHLVAVDLAGDELGQPAELFEDQFKQVSNAGLNITIHAGEAAGPESVWQAIKLLNAQRIGHGVKSYEDKNLLDYLAQNNITLETCLTSNYQTGTINSISEHPIHTFLEHGVKVCLNTDDPAVEGIELKHEYTLAKQQLGLTNQQLQDIQLNALNAAFISDSEKQSLLAEKSAKI, from the coding sequence ATGATTTGTGAAACCTTACCGCTGATAGATTTACACCGCCACCTTGATGGCAATATACGTCCAGATACTATTTGGGATCTTGCGCAACAAAATGGCATTGATTTACCGGTACAACATTTTAAAGATTTTATCCCCCATGTACGTATTGAAGACAAAGCCAGTGATTTAATGGAGTTTTTAGTAAAACTTGATTGGGGCGTGAATGTATTATCCTGCTTAGAAGACTGTCAACGTGTCGCCTTTGAAAACGTAGAAGACTTATCACTAGCAGGTATTGATTATGCTGAGCTTAGATTTTCTCCCTATTACATGGCAATGAAACACAACTTACCAACAGCAGATGTTGTTGCGGCAGTTATTGAAGGTGTTACACAAGGCTGTAAAGAGTTTAATGTAAAAGCAAATTTGATTGGCATATTAAGCCGTACTTTTGGCTTAGAAAAATGTCAGCATGAGTTGGATTCGCTTCTTGCTCATAAGGAACACTTAGTTGCGGTTGACTTAGCGGGTGATGAATTAGGTCAACCTGCCGAATTATTTGAAGATCAATTCAAACAGGTATCTAACGCGGGATTGAACATAACAATTCATGCAGGAGAAGCAGCGGGTCCTGAAAGTGTATGGCAAGCTATTAAGCTGTTAAATGCCCAACGTATCGGTCATGGTGTTAAAAGCTATGAAGATAAGAATTTATTGGATTATTTAGCTCAAAATAACATAACCCTAGAAACCTGCTTAACCTCTAATTACCAAACAGGCACAATTAATAGTATCAGCGAGCACCCTATTCATACGTTCTTAGAGCATGGCGTTAAAGTATGTCTGAATACTGACGACCCTGCAGTTGAAGGCATTGAACTTAAGCACGAATATACGTTGGCTAAACAACAGTTAGGTTTAACTAACCAACAATTACAAGATATCCAGTTAAATGCATTAAATGCTGCATTTATAAGTGATTCAGAAAAACAATCATTGCTAGCTGAAAAGTCAGCTAAAATTTAA
- a CDS encoding SLC13 family permease: MNIPDIPNNHALAMLLITIIALYFFRRDDIPLQTSSLAVIAILALVFTVFPFEANGVHLEPSSLFFGFGHEALVTVCGLMIIGHALVRTGALEPIGRNLAKLWKISPTLSLLITLLVAGTLSAFVNNTPIVVLFLPILISVAIRTKTDSSPMLLPMGLATLVGGMTTTIGTSTNLLVVSVANDMGIRRFGMFDFAYPALFAATIAILYLWLIAPRIIPKRKPSLPDTSPRIFGGYLNINEEGLCVGKTVAELRKLTDNQMLIEFIQRKPDYRNVIPLPDTIIKAGDRLKVKDYPDRLKEYETVLNATLYTDKHKVDSEHPLIAEKQTLAEIVVIQSSGLNGQTLKQANFKERFGVSVLALHRGGKAMDLGRRSINKVPIQTGDVLLVQGDDEQVQVLKAARGLLIIDGAANLPHSKKAPLALGILVAVILVAALGLLPIAVSSLCGVLVLLATKCINWDDASSALSSQVILIVAASLALGAAMMKTGGAEYMAQMFVALAFDLPPAGILSALMLLLAVLTNIVSNNAAAVIGTPIAISVANQLNVPVEPFILAVLFGANLSFATPMAYKTNVLVMNAGGYKFSDFMRVGIPLIILMWVTLSFVLSWIYL; this comes from the coding sequence ATGAATATACCTGACATCCCTAATAATCATGCTTTAGCGATGTTGCTAATTACCATAATCGCCTTATATTTCTTTCGGCGTGATGATATTCCTCTACAAACCTCGTCATTAGCTGTAATTGCAATTTTGGCATTAGTATTTACAGTATTTCCATTTGAAGCTAACGGTGTTCATTTAGAGCCTTCATCATTATTTTTTGGTTTTGGCCACGAAGCATTAGTAACTGTATGTGGATTAATGATCATTGGTCATGCATTGGTTAGAACAGGCGCACTTGAGCCTATCGGACGAAATTTAGCCAAGCTTTGGAAGATAAGCCCCACTCTGTCGTTATTGATAACTTTACTGGTAGCAGGAACATTAAGCGCCTTCGTGAACAATACACCAATTGTGGTTTTGTTTTTACCTATTTTGATTAGCGTTGCAATAAGAACCAAAACAGACTCATCTCCTATGTTACTCCCTATGGGGTTAGCAACACTTGTAGGAGGTATGACTACAACTATAGGGACTTCAACTAACCTTTTAGTTGTTAGTGTTGCCAATGATATGGGGATTCGTCGTTTTGGTATGTTTGACTTCGCCTATCCTGCATTATTTGCAGCGACTATCGCTATTTTATACTTATGGTTAATTGCGCCTAGAATAATCCCTAAACGTAAACCTTCCCTGCCAGATACATCACCAAGAATATTTGGAGGTTATTTAAATATAAATGAAGAAGGTTTATGTGTTGGTAAAACTGTAGCTGAATTAAGAAAGCTTACTGATAATCAAATGTTAATTGAGTTTATTCAACGCAAACCAGATTATAGAAATGTTATTCCCTTACCCGATACCATAATAAAAGCGGGAGATCGTTTAAAAGTAAAAGATTATCCTGACCGTTTAAAAGAGTACGAAACTGTTTTGAATGCAACCTTATATACTGATAAGCATAAAGTAGATTCTGAACATCCATTGATTGCAGAAAAACAAACCTTAGCTGAAATCGTCGTTATTCAATCATCAGGCCTAAATGGGCAAACATTAAAGCAAGCTAATTTTAAAGAACGTTTTGGTGTATCAGTATTAGCTCTTCATCGTGGTGGTAAAGCAATGGACCTTGGCCGTAGAAGCATCAACAAAGTACCAATTCAAACTGGTGATGTATTGTTAGTGCAAGGTGATGATGAGCAGGTTCAGGTATTAAAAGCTGCACGTGGACTGCTTATAATAGATGGCGCGGCAAATTTACCTCATTCAAAAAAAGCTCCACTTGCATTGGGAATACTTGTAGCTGTTATTTTAGTGGCAGCTCTAGGGTTATTACCCATTGCCGTAAGTTCACTTTGTGGTGTATTAGTGTTGTTAGCAACTAAATGTATTAATTGGGATGACGCATCCTCAGCGCTTAGTAGCCAGGTGATCCTCATTGTTGCAGCATCTCTTGCATTAGGTGCAGCCATGATGAAAACTGGTGGTGCTGAATACATGGCGCAAATGTTTGTTGCCCTAGCCTTTGATTTACCGCCAGCGGGGATCCTGTCAGCATTAATGCTATTACTTGCGGTACTTACAAATATCGTATCAAACAATGCTGCTGCGGTTATAGGAACACCAATTGCTATATCGGTTGCTAACCAATTAAATGTTCCAGTAGAGCCTTTCATACTAGCGGTTTTATTCGGTGCAAATTTAAGTTTTGCTACACCAATGGCATATAAAACCAATGTGTTGGTAATGAATGCCGGTGGTTATAAATTTTCTGATTTCATGCGTGTTGGTATCCCACTAATTATATTAATGTGGGTGACATTATCTTTTGTACTTAGTTGGATATATTTGTAA
- the udk gene encoding uridine kinase: protein MNNLTIIAVVGASASGKSLFAQTIYDELVDELGSDSMTIIKEDSYYRCQDHMPFEERIKTNYDHPKAFEHELLAQHLLELSQGQPINVPVYSYTEHTRSDDVEVIKPAKVVLVEGILLLTDKALRKRFNINIFMDTPLDICLIRRIKRDLEERGRDLESVTNQYQDTVRPMYYRYIEPSREHADIVITKGGRNRMALELIKAKVRELANS, encoded by the coding sequence ATTAATAACCTAACAATCATTGCTGTAGTCGGTGCATCTGCATCGGGCAAATCATTATTTGCCCAAACAATATATGATGAGCTAGTCGATGAACTAGGCTCTGACAGCATGACGATCATCAAAGAGGATTCCTATTATCGTTGCCAGGATCATATGCCTTTTGAGGAACGTATAAAGACCAATTACGATCACCCAAAAGCATTTGAGCATGAACTTCTTGCTCAGCACTTATTAGAATTGAGCCAAGGCCAACCCATTAATGTCCCAGTTTACAGCTATACTGAACATACTCGCAGTGATGATGTTGAAGTAATTAAACCGGCAAAAGTAGTACTTGTTGAAGGTATTTTATTATTAACAGATAAGGCCCTGCGTAAGCGTTTTAATATTAATATTTTTATGGATACGCCATTAGATATTTGTTTAATTCGTCGTATAAAACGCGATCTTGAAGAACGAGGTAGAGATTTAGAATCAGTGACTAACCAATACCAAGACACTGTTCGCCCAATGTATTATCGCTATATTGAACCATCGCGAGAGCATGCCGATATTGTTATAACTAAAGGGGGCCGCAATAGAATGGCCCTCGAATTAATAAAAGCAAAAGTTCGCGAGCTAGCGAATTCATAA